TGAGAGGAGGTGTCTGTCCAGCCCCAGCCTATCTGGGGACCGTGCGTCCCTGCTGGGAGGTGAGCCGTGGGGGCCTGGCTTGGGCCCTCCTGGGGTCCCCTACCCACAGGGGGCGAGGCCCTCCGCCGGcagccctcccacctcctcaTGGTGGggccccactgcccaccccacgAGGTAGGCCTGGAGCTGCCCCACAGAGGGGCCCCGGCGAGGCGGCCTACCTGGGGATGGGCTGGGACGTGGGCACCACAGGGACGAACTTGGGACAGCtggccatctgctcctggacctTCATGCAGGAGGCAACGTGCACCCTCATCTTGGCCAGTGTcacctggggaggagaggaggggaggggccgggcaGCAGGGCTGGGCCTCTGGCTCCCCATGCCCCGGCCCGGCAGCACTGCGGAAGTGGGGCCCAGAGGCCGAGTGAGGGAGACACAGACTCAGGACCCCGAAGGCTGCAGATCCGCACCCAGAAGCAGGCGCTCACGGCTTCACGATGGGGCCACGCGGGGGGCAGTAGGCCTCTGGTCCCTGGGGAGCTGCAGGCGAGGGGCGGCCCAcgaggggacagggagggtgtctatttgggaaaaaaatacccCTTGTAATGGGAGCCAGCAGGCAAAATTCTGGACAGTCGAACGTCCAGCAAACTCTTTACCAAGAGGTAGGAAACGGAACAAGATACAACCTTCTCGGCTGCCCGAGTGGCCGTCCTGGCCGAAGGTGGGAAGCGGCTCagcacagggcaggggagggtgcCGGCGCAGAGAGCAGGCGGAACGACCTGGGGAGGACGCCCGGCAGCCCTCCCGGTGGCGGTGGCGCACACAGGAACCTAGTTCCCAGAACTGCGGAGGCCGAGAGGGAGCAGGCGGGGCAGCTCCGCCTCGAGGGGCCCTCCTGACGCCGGCCCGCCCCGGCTCTGCCCAGGGCTGGGACACTGAGCAAGCCTGCCACCCGGGCCCGCACGAGGCCAAGGGTGGGGGCCGCCTCACACAAGAGCCAACAGCCTGCTCCGCTCTCATgccgggagggaggggcacgtgCGCCTGCAGGAGGCCGCGGCAGCCCCTCACGGCGGGCTCACGGTGGCCCCTGGACAGTCTGACCTTCGACCTTGAGGACAAAGCAGCAGGGCTGCTGCCTGCTGTGATAACTCAGAAGAACTCGTTGACCCGAGCGATGGCAAAATCTGAAAGCCTAAGTTCAAACTCCGTTCCCGGGCTGGGTCCCCCACAAAGTGGTGTGCCCGCCTGAGCGGGCAGCGGGTGCCGGGACAGGGTGGGCTCAGCTCAGCCTGTGTCCCTGCGCCAGCCACAGCCCGGAGCCCAGGCCACACGCAGGGCCCGCAGGAAGCGAGTGGAGCGGCGGGCTGCCCAACAGGGAAGGGACGTGGCCCCCGCCCAGCTCCCCTGCGAGCCCATCGGAGCCCCCCGGGCCAGGGAGGCTGCGGTACCTTCTTACTGCAGCCCCGGCAGGGTGCCTTGTAGGACGAAAGCTGCTTCTCCACGTGGGCGGCCTTGTCCACTTTCTTGGGGTCAAAGGGCAGGCGGCACAGTGGGCACAGGGGGGATGGCACCTGCAGACACGGCTGGAGGCACTCCCCGCAGAACCTGCCGGGCAGACATGGGCCTGAGGGCTGCGCTCCCCTCCGTCAGCAGTAGCTTCTGGGCCAGGGTCCTATGGGTTGAATGGGCACCGTCTGTCCAGAAGATGACCCAGGTCGCTGCCCAGCTGTGGGCTTCTGGGACACTCCTGCCGATCCTGCGATGAGGGCTGAGCTGCAGCTgtgacccccgccccccaggtcCCATGCTGGCCCCGCAGCCCTGGTCCCAGCAAGAGCTCTGGctgcaggaggcccagggccCAACCTGTCCGTCTCACTGCCAAGCGGTGATGATGCCACCTCAGGGGACTCCAGGACATCATGGGGGACCCTGGAGACCCTCTACCCACGAAACTCTGGGGAGTAAAATCACTAACAGTGGTGAGAGGAAACCGCAGGGCCCCAGGGCCCAGGACTCATTGGATGGAGCAGGGCCAAAGCTGGCCAGGGAGTGTCACCAGCCTTGGGACAGTGCCCTCTCCGCAGGCAAGAAGGGCTCTGGCTCGGCCTGAGCAGAGGCGTGGTGGCAGAAGGGCTGCGCCCCTCTCGGCCCTGAGCTCTTGGCCGTGTCCGTGGAGACGCCATGTCGTGAGGTACAGGTCCCGGCACCCCGTGTGTGCTTGGCCCCGGCAGCTGGCGTTTACAAACACCGCAGTGCCACAGGAACGCACACTGCCCGGTGGGCAGCGGGTCGAACACTCTCAGTGGGGGCACGAAGGGCCAGGAGCCTGACCGCAGGACCAGCTCGGTCCACCTTTGCAGGAAGCGCCAAGGGGACCGCTTAGCAGACGGGAGCCGTGGAGCCCAGAAGAGCACACGCTCGGCCCCAAGAGAAAGGCGGCAACTTGGCGGCCTGCAAGAAACCCACGAGGTGTCGGGGTGTGCACCGCTCTGCGTGCGTCTAGCAGGCTGGGCCTGCGGCTCACCTGAGCTCAGGGGTccctgttcttttgcctcagacTTTCACCTCATTTTAGGAAGAGGCAGCCACAGGTGATCCCGAGGCCCTCCTCCTACACGCTGGCTTCCGAACAGCCACCACTGGGTCGTCACCGtgggtgtcactgtttgcacacaAGGCCAGGCTGGGCCTGAGGCCCATCAGAAAGTGCAGGGTTCCTGACACCCTGTTCCTGCACACCTGTCAGTCGAGGGCCCACCAGGCACTACCAGCAGCGCCCACCCCGTAGTGCTCCAGCACGTCCTCCAGGGCCGTCCCTCTCACTGGCCTCACAGCCGGGGCAGGCCTCGCGTGCCACCCTGGCGCTGGAAGAAAGCGCTGGCTCCATGGCCCCCACGGGGAGGCCGGGGGAGAAGCCGCACAGGAGCGCTCACAGCAGCACCGGTCACGAGAGCTGTGGAGACAGCGCAGTGTCCGCTGACGGGCGAGGGACACAGAGGAGGTGGCCGATCCTTACGATGGGACACCCCTCAGCCCAGAGGGAGCACGGCGCAGCTGGATGCTGGCGCTCAGAGGACCCCGAAGACGTGCTCCGTTCAGGACAGAGGTACGGAGGCTGGAGGCAGCCCCGGCAGAACCAAACACTGGCCCTCAGGGAGGCCTCATTAGAGGGTCGGAAACAgctggacagggcttccctggtggcgctgtggttaagagtcacctgccaatgcaggggatgtgggttcgagccctggtccgggaagatgctgcagagcaactacgCCTGTGCGCCACAGttactggagcccacgtgccataactactgaagcccacgtgcctgagcccatgctccgcaacaagagaagcccccgcaacttgaagcccacgcaccgcgacgaagagtagcccctgcccgctacaactagagaaagcccgcgtgcagcaatgaagacccaatgcagacaaaaatgaataaaataaataaattaaaaaaaaaaagaggaagccaTACAAGGCTGAattcctttataaaaaaaaaaaaaagaaacagccggGAAGCTTCTGGTTCCGGATGTGGCTCACCGCCCAGGCCGTCCCCTGAGTATGACAAGTCACTGGCTCTGTCTGGGGCCCTGGGGACTTCACGGGAGCGCTTCCACACTCTCCACAGAGgcacctcctgcctctgggctCCTGCTCAAAAGCCCTCCCTACGACCTGTCCCCTTCTGTCTCATGCTGGAGCATGAGTCCCGGCCCCTGGCAGGGCTGCTGTCACCTCCAGAAAACCTATTTTGTGAAAGGAGACTGCTACAGTtagggagctgggggtgggggcgaggGGTGGATAACCAGACCACCGACAAACTTTTTAGGAGAGATGTGAGTCTTCAAATCTTTCATGTTCATTTGCACACATGCCTTCAAAACACCGGAAAAGAAACTTATGGAAAGTAAGAGGCAGAGATGGAACAGCTAGGAGGTTTGTTTACACCAGCGGGTAGAGCCAGGGAGAAGGTCTTTTTAAGGCAGAAGCTGAAGAAGAGGCTCTTGCAGGACCAGCCTCAGAAACAGGAGAAGAGGGGACAGATTCTGCCAAGAAGAGCATGGGGAAGCGGGATTTATAGAAGAATATGCTTGCACAGCAGTTTGTGTATTTCTGTATTCTGAAAACCACCTTTTAAGAAAagacttatttggaaaaaatagaaaccagATTCGTGCTGACCAGAGGCCTGAAACACCACAGCCCAGGGTTGGGTGAGTGTTGATACAACCCGAAGCCCGGGAAAGGCTTTCTAAAGTTGGGCCTGGGACAATCGCTACAGCTCTCCCAGGGATGGGCTGGAAGAAGCTGAACACACTTGACAACACCCACTGCTGTGTGCTGACAAGAGAAGTGCTGTGCAGGGGCTGCCCCTGCCGAAACGCCACACACAGCATGAAAGAGTGAGGCACAGCGCCTTCAGGACAAATCAGCAGTGCTCTCCCAGTGTGGGCAGGTAGGTCCCTGTGCTGCctgccagtgtgtgtgtgtgtgtgtgtgtgtgtgtgtgtgtgtgtgtgtgtgtgtgtgtgtgtgtgtgtgtgtgtgtgtgtgtgtgtgtgaaggctTGCTGGCTCCTGACACGGTTCCTGCCACCTCCCTGGGTGAGCTGAGCAGCACACACACCCAGCGGCTGCAACTCCCTCTTTGTATCAGGAACCTTCCAGGTCATCTGCCTTTGTTTGCAAAACGTTCAAAGACCGAGCCTGGGTGAATCTCGGCCCCACCTCCTCAGCAGCTCTGCTGGCAGCCAagccctcctgccccctctccccaccctgctaATTTCACTCAAGAGCTGTATTTTTCAGCCACTCCAGAGAGTTGGAGAGCCAACACCCTAATCTCAGCCCCCTCCCAAACAGGCTGGCAGCTCCCAGAAGCCTTGAGTGCAGCACTTGGCTGGGAGGAGAGCCACATCCGCAGGTTTCTGTTCCTGAAACAACCCGGCCCTGGCACAGCCGGAAACCCTAGCAAGATGTGTGGCATCTGGTCCCCCGAGGGCTAGCCTGCCTGGCTGCTCAGTGATCGATGTGACCCAAGTTCTCCAACAGAACAAAACAGCACCAGACTCCAAACAAGCCCCTGCCCAAACTTTAGGGAACTCCTCTCTTCTGCGGTCAAAAGAAGCAGACAGCGGGTCCAAAACAGAGTTGACGGCAAAAGGCACAAGGCATTTATTTACAACTGCCCACTGCAGTCTCCACGGGACCAGATGGAAGGCGACCGGCGCAGAGGTCGTGCCCGCTGCCCTGTGAGTCCCCGGGGAGGCTCATCTATTCCGGCAGCGGCCCCGGGCACTGCCCGTTAGAGATCGGGCAGGGCTGCAGGTCGGTCCTGTCTGCCGACGGGGTGATCGGATCGAGAGCCCGGGGCGGGCGGACGGGCGGGCAGGAGGCTGGGCTGAGGGGGATGGACGCGCCCAGAGGGCAGAAACGGCCCTGCGCGGGGAGACCCGCGCCTCCCGAGTCCTCGCGCGCCGAGGCGGCTGCAGAGCGCTCCCCGCGGCGGCGCCCGACCCCGCGGCCTCCCGGAGGCCGGCGCACTCACGTGTGTCCGCAGCTGCCGATGGCCACGGGCCGATGGTAGACTTCCAGGCAGATGGGGCAGCTGTACTGCGCCTCCAGGCCGCTGTCGCCGCCCGCGGGCCCGCCCGGCGGCTGCCGCTGCTGAGCCGAGGCCACCAGGCTGCGGAACATCGCCATCCCCGGGGCccggcccgccgccgccgccgcccctgtCCCGGccaggcccggcccggcccggcctgcGCGTCACGGCCGCGCCGGCTCCGAGTTGACGTCATAGGGAGCGCCCGCCCCCGGCCTGCGCGTCATGTGCGCGCCGGCGTTGGGATGACGTCATAGGGAGCGCCCGCCCCTCGCCCGCGCTTCACGGCCGCGCCGGCGCCTTGATGATGTAGTCAGgtcgcgccgccgccgccgccgccgccgccgccgccgccgccgcccccgcccccccgtgATACGGAGCAGCCATGTGCGAGGTGGGCGACGACTATCGGGAGCCCGCCCCCGCGGGGCCGCCGCCGCCACGGCCCTGGTAAGAGTTGGACGGCCGCACCCGCCGCTTTCTTTCCGGCGCTCCCGCCGACGGCGAGCCCTGCCCCGAGGGGCCGGCCCGCGCTTTACGCTCAGGGCCCCGGGAAGCCAGGAGACCGCCGAGGGCGGGTCCCAGGAGCCCCGGAACCTGAGGTCGGGGGTGGACCTCACTCCGCAGCACTCGGAGAGTGCCTGGCAAGCCCGTGGTAAACACTGTGCGCTCTCTCACCTCTAATTCTTGCAGCCAGTGGGACGGCTTCGCCCCTGACCAAGCTGTCCTTACAGGGAGGCGAGGAAAGTCGGCCTCCCTGTCTCTTCTACTCACTGGCTCCACTTCTCCCTTCCAGGGCCGCAGAGAGCGAGTTGGCTCTGTTCTTGTGCCAGCCCCTGAGAGATTGAGCCCACTGAGCTGGCTTTAACAGACTGAAATCTCCCTAGGGCCCTGGTATTTCCCCACAGTGGTAGTTTGGATAAGATACAAGCCGTGGTTTGTgtggttcccccccccccccgccccgccccgccccgggcccCAGTGACCTCTCGTACAACAGTTTGGGGTGAGAAACAGGCTACGGTCTCCCTGAAGCCCCCGGGAGAGGGTTGTAACCTGTGTTCCTgttctctcccccccccccccccccccccccgcccacgtCTCAAGCCGTGAGCAAAAGTGTGTGAAGTGCAAGGAAGGCCTGCCTGTCGTGGTGATCCGAGCCGGAGATGCTTTCTGCAGGTGAGGCATGGAGGTGGCAGGCGACCTGGTACACACAGTTTCATTCAGTAACCAGTACTGCCCCCATATCtgtggctttgtttttttaaaaaaaaatattttattttttatttattttttgctgtgttgggtctttgttgctgtgcacgggctttctctagttgcggtgagtgggggctgctcttcactgcggtggcttctcttgttgcagagcacgggctctaggtgcgcgggcttcagtagttatggctcacgggctctagagcgcaggctcagtagttgtggcacaagggcttagctgctccgcggcatgtgggatcttcccggaccagggcttgaacctgtgtccccttcattggcaggcagattcttaaccactgcgccaccacggaagccctgtgGCTTTGTTTCTTGCTTTTGAAAGCATCTTACCACTTTACTCCTGCTTCTAACATCCTGCtggcgtgtctgtgtgtgtgtgcaggtttCTTGTGTGAGTGCCATTCTCCCATCATCCAGCCATTGGTCAGGTGGCAGGAAGGTATTGATGGAGCTTACGGGGAGAGTTGGGAGTGAACGTGGAGCGTGGTGTGTGGGAGGAGCTCTTTGGGGCAGCTGGAACGCATATAGGGGCAGATTGGAGCATCCTGGGGTCTCTGGCAGGTGGTTCTTCATGATGCTGTTTGACttgcgagagagagagagggatggagggcgGGCTGTAGTCTTCTCCCAGCTCTGGGAGGACCTTTGGACAGCAGGGGCTTATTCCCAGAGAGGCCTGAGCATATTCGGTTTTATCTGAAGCTCTCTGTGGCCCTGTCACATCGCCCTTGAATCATAACTTCCAACGTCTGATCACGTTCACTGGATTCatagctccacaagggcagggccTGTCTCTCATTTTATACCTATGAATTTCTGGTGACATTGCATGCTTTGTATAGCGAATGAACGCATGTTGAATGAGTGATGGGctcacatttttaaattggtcTTCCAGAGTACTGGATTCTGCTTTCTAAGTTTCCGAAAGAGAAACCGAAGGGACGGAATAAGTTGTTTTCCCCAGACTCTCTCATACTTGCCCatctttgcgggggggggggggggggcctagTAGACTTGGTGTGTGCCATCAGGAAATACGTTTTAGGCAAGGAAGTCACTGCTTTAAGCACGTAAGAGCATCTAGAAACAATGATCTCTCCAGTCTGTTTTGAGAACTCACAGATAAGAAGAGAGGCCGCAGCGACTCCTTCTGGGCCCAgagctccccctcccccgcttGCCGAGTCCCGGGAAGAGACGGGAGGCTGATCTTCCAGGTTGCAGGTTCTGCAAGCTAGGTTTTGAGCAAGTTTCCTCAGTGACTGGAGAGGCTCAGCACGTCGGAAACCCTGGCCTGGCCCGACCCACAGGGCGCATGTGGCTTCAGGAGCCTAGTGGTGCTGGGGAGACATGGGTGCAGCAGCCACGGGGTCCTCTGTGCCGCCGTGAGCATCTGTGTCTGCTTGAGGAGCCTCCCCGGGCCCTGACCTTCCAGGAGTCACTCCCATGGCTGGTCTCCTGGGGTCCCTGGAGCCCCAGTGATTTGCTGCTAAAACCGAGTTGTTACCATCCACAGAGGTGCCTCGGGGTGTTTGGTCGGCATTTTGTAAGTGGTGCCTGCTTGGGGTTGGGGGGACTGCTGTGATACCAGCACGTGCAtacaggaagaaggaaatagatatGGGGGCAGAGCCCCAGGCTTGGGGCCGCTCTGCTCCCTGCTGCGCCGGGCACTGTTGTCCACCTTGGCTGCCTGCTGGGGAGCgagcttgctctctctttcttccttccttttcctccttttcctcctttccctttcttcccttttttcctttctttccttcttttctgtctctccgtctgtctttctccctccctttttttttttgctctcccttctgtttctcctttccttccttcccatctttctgtcttttcgtctctctctctctttcctttcttttcttttttcttttttcctttttttcttatacttctttcttttttttatattcagcaTTTGTTAATTTATCTTGgccgtgctgggtcttagttgcagcatgctggaTCTTTGTTACAGCATGCAGACTTcctggttgtggcatgtggacttcttagttgccacatgtggattcttagttgcggcatgtgggatctagttccccgaccagggatcgaacctaggcccccggcattgggagcgtggagtcttacccactggaccaccagggaagtcctcgtttctttgtttcttttttccctccctccctcttctcccttcccttcccttcccttcccttcccttccttccttcccttcttctgaTCCcttgcggcttgcgggatcttagttccccagccggGCGtggaacccgggccacggcagtgagagcgccgagtcctaacaGCTGGACCGCCGGGGAGCtgccctggggagcttttaaatgTGGGTGCCTGGGTCTCACCTAATACATCCTGACGTGGTCGGCCTGAGTGATTCTCATGTGCGGCCAAGGCTAAGAACCTCTGACCTGGTGAGCCCCAGGCTCAGCTGGAAGGCTGGCCAAGaatgcagagtcccaggcccTGTTGAAGTTATGGTTCTCCGCATTTGTGGGAGCCTCCTGGGCATTTCTGGAGGCCAGTGTGGGGCTTTATGATGCTAGTCTCCTGACCCCACAGCCTGCTCAGTGCCTCCCCACGGGGGTCTTGGAAGGGGTTAGCTACTCTGCCTAGGGAAGGGTTAGGGTGGCCTTGCCCCGTGCATGCCCTTCCGCCAGCTGGGCCTGCCTGAGTAGCTGCAGTTCACAGTGGTGAGAATTGGGGGTGACCCAAGCGGGCCTTCCTGTGTGATGTGAGGCCCATCCTGGGGCAGCCACAGTTGGTGAGAACCCCTCAACCCTGGCTCCCCTTGCCAGTCTTTGGGCGCAGCCTCGACGTCAAGACACTGCTTTTAAGGGTGGAAGTTGCTAAAGGAGAACGTAACCCGGCGGAGCGTCAGGCTGTCCTTCTGCGAGGCAGGGGTGGACAGCTTCCCCATCCTCACGGCGGGCGGTGGCCTGGGCGGTGTTGCCGCAGCTGCTGCTGGTCTGTCTTGCAGGGACTGTTTCAAGGTCTTTTACGTCCACAAGTTCAGAGCTGTGCTTGGAAAGAACCGGCTGATCTTCCCAGGGGAGAAGGTAGGGTGTGGCGCCCCCTCCCGCAGGCGGCCTGTCCCGGCCGCCTCCCGCACACCTGGACTTGGGGGGTGGCCTGACGTCCGTGGGCGGGGATGGGGCATGTTGGGGGCGCAGTGCCTCCGGTGATGTTCCTTCTCCCCCAGGTGCTCCTGGCGTGGTCCGGGGGGCCTTCGTCCAGCTCCATGCTCTGGCAGGTCCTTGAGGTACGCCTGCACACCGTCCTGCACCCAGGCTGTGCCTGGTCGAACTCCAGGGTGGGGGGCTGGCACTGAGGGGCTCTTGCTTGGGGCTGGGGAGAAAGGCCCACTCCCCAGCTAGGACGCCCGAGGGCTCTGGGACGTGTGCACAAGGGGCACAGGCCCCCGAAGTGGTGTCCAGAGTGCCAGCCGTGTCCCGGTTTAGCGCCCCATCCCTTTGCTGGACTGCGTTAGAAACACGTTGCTGGGAAGCCATGTGTGCGCCACGCCAGAGTGCCCCTCAGAGTGTCCTGGGGCCCAGGGCCCTCCCCGCAGTCCTGGTGGTGTGTCAGGATGGTGAAACGAGCAGGCGTTTCGGGGGCCTAGAGGGCATGGCTCTGGCGGGGGGCAGGGTGGCTTCCCTGAGAAGTTTGAGGGGAGACCCGGAGGAGCCGGGGCGCGGCCGGGTGGCGGAGGGGCGCGGGGCGGAGACTGGCAAGGGGCATGGGGGCGGCGCCCGGAAGGCTCAGCTTGGGCGTCGGAGGCCTTGGCCCGCGTGGGACACACACGGATTCCCTGGGCTCTGTGAGGGGCTGTGGGGCGGTCTGTACCAGGGCTAACGGGAGGCGGCCCAGGGCTTCGGCACAGCGCTTCTGTGCTTGGCCTTCTGTGCTCGCCTCCTGGTCCCCTAGCCCTGGCCGGAGGCTGTGAGAGCAGCGGCCCACCCCGGCTCTGTCCAGCGCCTGGCTGTGGACCTAAGGCCCTTTCATGTCCACCCCAGGGCCTGAGTCAAGATTCTGCCAAGAGACTGCGTTTCGTGCCAGGGGTTGTCTTCGCCGATGGTACGTGTCGCTGCTTCTCCCGGGCCGTGGTGCTCGGTTGGGCCCGCTGACGGCTGGCGCTGTGCCCACACAAAGCCCTGGTGGGGGCGTTTCTCTCGAGATGATGCCCGTGTTTGACAGGCAGCACCGCTGCTGTCTTAAATCTCAGACCGTCCAGGTTTGGGCGGGAGCATCTGCCTGGCGTCTGTCACGGGGTCAAGGGCACTGAGTGAGAAGGGCGAGTTCTTTTCTCCCCAACCAAAACAGAGAACCCCCCCCAGCCACTCTGAAAACGACCTGCAAGGACACAGGTCAGCGTCCAGAGACTGCTTGCCTCCAGGGTGCAACGGCCTTGGCCCTGACCTTACTCTCCTTTCTGCCTGCGGTTCTCAGAGGGAGCAGCCTGTGGCCAGAGCCCAGAGGACCGAGCAAAAACCCTGGCTGAGGTGAAGCTGGTCCTGCAGACCGTCGGCTTCCCGTGGCACATCGTCGCCTTGGAAGAGGTGGGCAAGCTGTCCCTGCTAGAGCGCCCCGGGGTGACTGCTGGGTGTCCCAGAGGGGCGCCAGCCTGTTTCCCCACGTGGGGTGGGCTGGCCCTCACAcactccccccccgccccaaatACACACAAGGTGTTCAGCCTGCCGCCGTCTGTGCTGCGCTGCTCTGCCCGGGAGCCGGTGGGGACCGAGGGAGCCTACAAGGCGGCCGTGGACAGTTTCCTACAGCAGCACCATGCCctgggggaggagaagcagagccggccctgcccccagcacccccAGGGCCGGGCTGGGCTGCCCACAGCCAGCCAGACTGAGGCTCTGTCCAGACTCTTCAACTCAGTTAAGACGCTGACGGCCAAGGAGGAGCTTCTGCAGACGCTGCGGTGAGTTCCCTGCCACCCCAGGGTGCCAGCCCCGTCCCTCCCACCCAGGTCCTGAGAccctctcccccctgccccccggaGTTCTGGGCCTACCCTACCTGGGCCCCTGagaccccctgccctgccctgcaggaCCCACTTGATCCTGCACGTGGCCCGGACCCACGGCTACTCCAAGGTGATGACGGGGGACAGCTGCACCCGCTTGGCCGTCAAGCTCATGACCAGCCTGGCACTGGGGAGAGGGGCCTTCCTCGCCTGGGACACGGTGCGCCTGCAGCTGCCCAGGGCCGCGTCCCCACCctcctggcccctttctctcgacGCGGCGTCTCCTGAGTCGGGTTGCCCGCGAGGCGGGGGGTAGCCCGTGACCCCCCAgctggcaggggaggagggggtgctGTGAGCCGGTCAGCTGCGGGCGGCAGGGAACGctgtgccccccgcccccagggctTCTCAGACGAGCGACACGGCGACGTGGTGGTGGTGCGGCCCATGCGCGAGCACACGCTGAAGGAGGTCGCCTTCTACAACCGCCTGTTTGCCGTCCCCTCTGTCTTCACGCCGGCCGTCGACACCAAGGTCAGCGGTGCCCGCGCCGCGTGTCGTGCTCTCCGGGAAGGGGTGGCTCTCGAGGGAGGAGGGTGCCCAGCTGGGGGTCATGCACGTGGGGGAGGAACGGTGGGGCAGTCTGACATTTGTCAGCGACGCTTTGTCTAACGACAGGGACGCTCAAAGAGCAGGGGCCCTGGCTGGTTGCACCGCAGACTCTCGGGCTGGTGGTGTAGAGAAGCCCGTGCTCCCTGCTCTCAGCGGGCCCTGACCGACCCTCTTGTCTCATTGCTCCCAGGCCCCGGAAAAGGCCAGCATCCACCGGCTGATGGAGGCCTTCATTCTCAGGCTGCAGGCCCAGTTCCCCTCCACGGTCAGCACCGTGTAcaggtgggtgtgtgtgggtaCCGGGAGGGGGCCCTGGGAGGGAGTGGAGCCCCCCAGCCGACGgtgccctgtcccccacccccaggacgaGCGAGAAGCTGGTGAAGGCGCCCAGGGATGGCTGTGCCGCCGGCAGCCCCGGGCCCCGCTGCCTGCTCTGCATGTGCGTGCTGGACGTCGACACTGCCGGTGTGTCCCTGCGCAGGGTGCCGGGGGAGAGGCGCCGGCGAGCGGGCATGGGGGCTGCGCGGCCCCCGAGGTCCCCTCAGCTCCTCTCTGCTTGCAGACAGTGCCACGGCTTTTGGGGCCCAGACCTCCTCGCAGCTCCCCCAGACGCAGCCCCCCGTCGCAGAGGCTGAGGCGCCCACCGTGTCCCGCTGCCGCAGCGGGATGGGCAGGGCCCAGCACTGCTGCAGGATGTGAGTCCCTGCCTTGTCCTGTCAGCCCCACCCGCCATGGTTGGCACCTCGCGGCTGCACGGGGGAGGGGTGTCCTCGGGCCCTTGCTGAGCCTTCTGCTCGCGCAGGGAGGAGGACGACCCCCGCGCCCGTGTGATTGAGCAGCTGTGCTATGGCTGCCGTGTGAATATGAAGGACTTGGTGAGTGGAAGCCTCT
Above is a window of Phocoena sinus isolate mPhoSin1 chromosome 19, mPhoSin1.pri, whole genome shotgun sequence DNA encoding:
- the RNF166 gene encoding E3 ubiquitin-protein ligase RNF166 encodes the protein MAMFRSLVASAQQRQPPGGPAGGDSGLEAQYSCPICLEVYHRPVAIGSCGHTFCGECLQPCLQVPSPLCPLCRLPFDPKKVDKAAHVEKQLSSYKAPCRGCSKKVTLAKMRVHVASCMKVQEQMASCPKFVPVVPTSQPIPSAVPNRSTFACPYCGARNLDQQELVKHCVDSHRSDPSRVVCPICSAMPWGDPSYKSANFLQHLLHRHKFSYDTFVDYSIDEEAAFQAALALSLSEN
- the CTU2 gene encoding cytoplasmic tRNA 2-thiolation protein 2 isoform X1 — encoded protein: MCEVGDDYREPAPAGPPPPRPCREQKCVKCKEGLPVVVIRAGDAFCRDCFKVFYVHKFRAVLGKNRLIFPGEKVLLAWSGGPSSSSMLWQVLEGLSQDSAKRLRFVPGVVFADEGAACGQSPEDRAKTLAEVKLVLQTVGFPWHIVALEEVFSLPPSVLRCSAREPVGTEGAYKAAVDSFLQQHHALGEEKQSRPCPQHPQGRAGLPTASQTEALSRLFNSVKTLTAKEELLQTLRTHLILHVARTHGYSKVMTGDSCTRLAVKLMTSLALGRGAFLAWDTGFSDERHGDVVVVRPMREHTLKEVAFYNRLFAVPSVFTPAVDTKAPEKASIHRLMEAFILRLQAQFPSTVSTVYRTSEKLVKAPRDGCAAGSPGPRCLLCMCVLDVDTADSATAFGAQTSSQLPQTQPPVAEAEAPTVSRCRSGMGRAQHCCRMEEDDPRARVIEQLCYGCRVNMKDLPSLDPLPPYILAEAQLRSQRAEAEQEIQECLPEAHEDGARPGATSAEQEGADGRVACDHPFV
- the CTU2 gene encoding cytoplasmic tRNA 2-thiolation protein 2 isoform X2, whose amino-acid sequence is MCEVGDDYREPAPAGPPPPRPCREQKCVKCKEGLPVVVIRAGDAFCRDCFKVFYVHKFRAVLGKNRLIFPGEKVLLAWSGGPSSSSMLWQVLEGLSQDSAKRLRFVPGVVFADEGAACGQSPEDRAKTLAEVKLVLQTVGFPWHIVALEEVFSLPPSVLRCSAREPVGTEGAYKAAVDSFLQQHHALGEEKQSRPCPQHPQGRAGLPTASQTEALSRLFNSVKTLTAKEELLQTLRTHLILHVARTHGYSKGFSDERHGDVVVVRPMREHTLKEVAFYNRLFAVPSVFTPAVDTKAPEKASIHRLMEAFILRLQAQFPSTVSTVYRTSEKLVKAPRDGCAAGSPGPRCLLCMCVLDVDTADSATAFGAQTSSQLPQTQPPVAEAEAPTVSRCRSGMGRAQHCCRMEEDDPRARVIEQLCYGCRVNMKDLPSLDPLPPYILAEAQLRSQRAEAEQEIQECLPEAHEDGARPGATSAEQEGADGRVACDHPFV
- the CTU2 gene encoding cytoplasmic tRNA 2-thiolation protein 2 isoform X3, which codes for MLWQVLEGLSQDSAKRLRFVPGVVFADEGAACGQSPEDRAKTLAEVKLVLQTVGFPWHIVALEEVFSLPPSVLRCSAREPVGTEGAYKAAVDSFLQQHHALGEEKQSRPCPQHPQGRAGLPTASQTEALSRLFNSVKTLTAKEELLQTLRTHLILHVARTHGYSKVMTGDSCTRLAVKLMTSLALGRGAFLAWDTGFSDERHGDVVVVRPMREHTLKEVAFYNRLFAVPSVFTPAVDTKAPEKASIHRLMEAFILRLQAQFPSTVSTVYRTSEKLVKAPRDGCAAGSPGPRCLLCMCVLDVDTADSATAFGAQTSSQLPQTQPPVAEAEAPTVSRCRSGMGRAQHCCRMEEDDPRARVIEQLCYGCRVNMKDLPSLDPLPPYILAEAQLRSQRAEAEQEIQECLPEAHEDGARPGATSAEQEGADGRVACDHPFV